The following is a genomic window from Variovorax paradoxus.
CGCATGGGCGACGCGGTGCTGGTCGACTACATGCTCGGCATCCTGCATGACCCGTGGGAGAAGATCCACATGGGCATCACCGCCGAGAACGTGGCCGCGCGCTACGGCATCACGCGCGAGCAGATGGATGAGTTGGCCGTGGCCAGCCAGCAGCGCGCCGCCGCCGCCATTGCCGCAGGCCGCTTCAAGGAGCAGATCGTTCCGGTCGAGGTGAAAACACGCAAGGGCGTGGTGCTGTTCGACACCGACGAGCACGTGCGCGCCGACACCAGCGTCGACACGCTCTCGAAGATGAAACCCGCCTTCAAGAAGGACGGGCTCGTGACCGCCGGCAATGCGTCGGGCATCAATGACGGCGCCGCCGCCGTGGTGCTGGCCGAAGGCGGCCGAGTGAAGGCGCTGGGCCTGAAGCCGCTGGCGCGCCTGGTCGGCTATGCGCACGCCGGCGTGGAGCCCGCCTACATGGGCATCGGCCCGGTGCCGGCCACGCGCAAGGTGCTGGAGCGCACCGGGCTGAAGGTGAGCGACTTCGACGTGATCGAATCGAACGAGGCCTTTGCGGCGCAGGCCTGCGCGGTCATCAAGGAGCTGGGCTTCGACCCGGCCAAGGTCAACCCGAACGGCTCGGGCATTTCGCTCGGGCATCCGGTGGGCGCGACCGGCGCGATCATCACCACCAAGGCGATTGCCGAACTGCACCGCACGGGTGGCCGCTACGCGCTGGTCACGATGTGCATCGGCGGCGGCCAAGGCATCGCGGCCATCTTCGAACGGGTTTGAAGGCACACTTGCGGGCATGCTCCGCCCACCCATCCTGATCGACCCCGACGAGGTCGAGATCAGCGCCATCCGGGCGCAGGGCGCGGGTGGGCAGAACGTCAACAAGGTGTCGAGCGCGGTTCATCTGCGCTATGACATCCACGCGAGCTCGCTGCCCGCCGACGTGAAGGAGCGGCTGCTCGCGCTGCGCGACAGCCGCATCACGCAAGAGGGCGTCTTCGTGCTGAAGGCGCAGCAGCACCGCACGCAGGAGATGAACCGTGCCGACGCACTGGCGCGCCTGCAGGCCGCGGTCGACAGCGTGGCCACGCCGCCGCGCGTGCGGCGCCCCACCAAGCCCACCTACGGCTCGAAACAGCGCCGGCTCGAGGGCAAGAGCCAGCGCTCGCAGATCAAGAACTTGCGCGGTCCGGTGCGGGACTGACCGGCTTGCACCGCGCAGCCGCTTGACCTGAGGAGTCAGCCCGATCAGGCGCAACGCGACGAGCACCGCGGTGATCGCCTGGAGTTCAGGTGCATCGGCGTTCGGCAACAGCGGGGCTCCCAGCGGCAGGCGGGCCGGGCTAGTGGTCCGCACCAAGGCTTTAAGGCCCCGCTAAGCTGGCGGACACGAGCCGCAAGCACAATAGAGGCCATGAGAGCCCTCGTTTGCCGCGCCTTGCCGGCTTTTCTGCTAGCCCTGGGCGCATTGGCCCTGGCGGGCTGCGGACCGGCCTCAGACAGCCTCCCGGCTGCGGTCGGCGCAGTGCAGGAGCTCAAGTGGGAAGAGCTCATTCCCAAGAACTGGGACCCTACCAGGCGCTACCGCGACATCAGCCTGGAGTCGCTGCGAGACAACGATCCGCGCGCGGTGCAGATGCTCGACGAGATGCGCGCTGTCTGGGACAACGCCCCGGTCAACGTGGCGCTCGACGGCACTGCCGCTCGGCTTTCGGGCTTTGTGGTTCCGCTGGACAACACGCAGGGCGGCATTCGCGAGTTTCTGCTGGTGCCTTACTTCGGCGCCTGCATCCACACGCCGCCGCCGCCCGCCAACCAGATCGTGCACGTGATCGCGGCCGACGCGGTGAAGGGCCTGCATGCAATGGACACAGTGCGGGTCAGCGGGCTGCTGAAGGCGGCGCGCTATTCTTCGGCGGATATGGGCGTGAGCGGCTACGAGATCAGGTCGGCTTCGGTGGAGGCCCTGGTAGCGGCGCGCTGATTCGCTTCAGGCCATGCGCTGCGAGAGAAAGTCCAGAAACGAGGTGATCCGCGCCGACAACTGCGTGTTGCGGTAATACACCGCATTGACGGGCTGGCGCACGTCGACCGTCTCCTTGGACAGCACCTGCACGAGTGCACCGCTCGCGCGGTCGGCGGCGGTCATGAAATCGGACAGGCAGACGATGCCCACGCCTGCGAGCGCAAGCTGGCGCAGCGTTTCGCCGCTCGATGCGCTGAGCGTGGGTGCAATCGTCCATTCGTCCCCGTGCACGCCGCGCAGCGGCCAGCGGTTGAGCGATTCGGGTTGCGTAAAACCCAGCAGCGCATGGTCCGCGAGATCGGCCGCCTTGCGCGGTTTTCCTCGCGCCTCCAGATAGCCCGGGCTCGCCAGCACGCGCAGCCGGTGGGTGCCGAGCGGGCGTGCGTGCAGCGTGGAGTCGCGCAGCGGCCCGATGCGAATTGCAATGTCGGTGCGCCGCTCCAGCAGGTCGATGGGAAGGTCGTCGGTGTCCAGCTCGAGGCTGATCTGCGGAAACAGCCGCCGGAACTCCGGCACCAGCGGCACGATGGCATGCAGCATGAAGGGCGAAGCCGCGTTCACCCGCAAGCGTCCGGCGGGCTGCTGCCGGCGCGCGGCAAGCTGCTCTTCGGCCTCGTCGATGGCGTCGAGGATGGCACGCGTGCGCAGCAGAAAGGCCGCGCCTTCCTCGGTGAGTTCGAGCCGCCGCGTGGTCCGCCGCAGCAGCGTGGTTTCCAGCTTCTGCTCGAGCCGGCTCAGCGCGCGGCTGATGCCCGACACCGTCTGGGAGAGTTGCTCGGCCGCCGCGGTGATGGAGCCGGTGTCCACCACGGCGCGGAATGCGACCAGTTCTTCGATGGTGGTCTTCATGGCAAGACGTGCCGCGTGCTCAGGAGGCGGCTTCGCTCTGCAAGGGCGGCGGGGGCATTGGTTCGGCGGGCTCGGTCAGCGCCGCAAGTGCCTCTGCATCGGTGCGGTAGCTGAAGAGCATCGGCCCCGGTGCAAGGAGGCCGGCGCGCTCCAGCACCTGCATTGCCGGCAGCTTCAGGCCGCTCAGGTGCAGGCGCACGCCCTTGGTTTCCA
Proteins encoded in this region:
- a CDS encoding DUF3299 domain-containing protein, yielding MRALVCRALPAFLLALGALALAGCGPASDSLPAAVGAVQELKWEELIPKNWDPTRRYRDISLESLRDNDPRAVQMLDEMRAVWDNAPVNVALDGTAARLSGFVVPLDNTQGGIREFLLVPYFGACIHTPPPPANQIVHVIAADAVKGLHAMDTVRVSGLLKAARYSSADMGVSGYEIRSASVEALVAAR
- the arfB gene encoding alternative ribosome rescue aminoacyl-tRNA hydrolase ArfB gives rise to the protein MLRPPILIDPDEVEISAIRAQGAGGQNVNKVSSAVHLRYDIHASSLPADVKERLLALRDSRITQEGVFVLKAQQHRTQEMNRADALARLQAAVDSVATPPRVRRPTKPTYGSKQRRLEGKSQRSQIKNLRGPVRD
- a CDS encoding acetyl-CoA C-acyltransferase family protein, which gives rise to MTQRDVFVVGTARTAIGTFGGSLKDVPNTQLATTAVKAAIARSGVAADAIGHVVMGNVIPTDVKDAYLSRVAAIDAGCPIETPAFNVNRLCGSGLQAIVSAAQAITLGDCDIAIGGGSESMSRGPYFDTSARYGARMGDAVLVDYMLGILHDPWEKIHMGITAENVAARYGITREQMDELAVASQQRAAAAIAAGRFKEQIVPVEVKTRKGVVLFDTDEHVRADTSVDTLSKMKPAFKKDGLVTAGNASGINDGAAAVVLAEGGRVKALGLKPLARLVGYAHAGVEPAYMGIGPVPATRKVLERTGLKVSDFDVIESNEAFAAQACAVIKELGFDPAKVNPNGSGISLGHPVGATGAIITTKAIAELHRTGGRYALVTMCIGGGQGIAAIFERV
- a CDS encoding LysR family transcriptional regulator gives rise to the protein MKTTIEELVAFRAVVDTGSITAAAEQLSQTVSGISRALSRLEQKLETTLLRRTTRRLELTEEGAAFLLRTRAILDAIDEAEEQLAARRQQPAGRLRVNAASPFMLHAIVPLVPEFRRLFPQISLELDTDDLPIDLLERRTDIAIRIGPLRDSTLHARPLGTHRLRVLASPGYLEARGKPRKAADLADHALLGFTQPESLNRWPLRGVHGDEWTIAPTLSASSGETLRQLALAGVGIVCLSDFMTAADRASGALVQVLSKETVDVRQPVNAVYYRNTQLSARITSFLDFLSQRMA